The DNA sequence TGTTATTCTTCACCATTTACCTATTTTAGCTTGATGCATATGGGCTTTAGCCTTGCCCTACGGAATTGAGATTTCTCAACATTAAACACAGAGATACACAATGTTGCAATGGTACAGACGCAAGATTTTGCAATTGTAGAGATGCAAGATTTTGCGTCTCTACCCAATCCCGTAGGGATGTCAGATTATAGAAAAAGCAGAAAAAAACCCTTCAACCCCGAAGGGGTGACATGGGATATCTGCACTGAGATGCATCCCTTCAGGCTTGAATTGCGGTATGTTCAGTCTCATATAGGAGATTACTATAGCCTTACCGCTTAACATTCCTCACAGTTTGGTAGGCTAAGTTGAGATACGAGAAATAACCTATTCATGAAGTACAGTATTCCCCAAATTAAGTATTACCAAGATACTTTAACTCACCAACGTTACAGACCGGACACCTCTCTGGGGTACCAAATACATCTTTGCACGCCCCCATTTCGATCAGGCATTTTGTACAGACAGGATACTTATGTGCCTGGCAATGAGCAGCCTTACAGGAATATACCGCCCTTGGTTGCCAAAAAGTACTTTTATGCCCGCATCTGCTACATTCAATTGCCATAGTATCCTCCTTAACTATACAAACAGGAACCGTCAATCAATTTTATCTTCTAGCATTTTTAACAATATAGCAAAATCTCTTTCCATAAAGCATACTCATTCTTTCTGGAGTTTTTATTTTAACTTCTTTGGTTTATCTGGCCCCTTACCAGTCCACTGCCGGCCAATCTCCTCAAGGGACTTAGGTACTTCCACTTTCGGAACCTGATAACCATATATCTTTCTCCGCTCACGCAGGTCATCCGAAGAAATACCGAATTGCTTATCGCGTTTGTCTATCATCTCTTTGCTAATCTGCCCGTCAGCACCGGCCGACCACATCAGGAGCGGTTCTCCGAGTGGAATATCAGTGCTGGGATCAGGCCATGTATGAAACGTCTTACCCCAGCTCGTAATAAAACCTTCAAGTGCCTTGTCACCCATATCAGATAAATCCGGCACAATGAGTTGTCCGGATATTATTTCATAAGCATGAGGATGCCAATACTTCTTTTCCTGTGCTGGGAGCGATTGATAGGTTTTATCGCTAATAATGTACTCTATACCAAGAAGCTTGGCAGGCGCTTCTTTGGAGTCGTATACGACACATTGGTGGAGCTCGCCATCCCGTATATTAAGATCCCGCATTGAACAATAGTGATGAGCCTCTATCGCCAGATTAGGGTTGTTCTTGGCAATATGGAATGCGCAGAGATATAGGTGAATATCCTTGATGGGATCAGCATATTTCAACTTATTAACGTTGTTAACACCATCACCCTCTTT is a window from the Candidatus Jettenia sp. genome containing:
- a CDS encoding OBAP family protein, giving the protein MRRHSYKKMMNKMTVVVIIAFLGFTLIATKCIAAGKEGDGVNNVNKLKYADPIKDIHLYLCAFHIAKNNPNLAIEAHHYCSMRDLNIRDGELHQCVVYDSKEAPAKLLGIEYIISDKTYQSLPAQEKKYWHPHAYEIISGQLIVPDLSDMGDKALEGFITSWGKTFHTWPDPSTDIPLGEPLLMWSAGADGQISKEMIDKRDKQFGISSDDLRERRKIYGYQVPKVEVPKSLEEIGRQWTGKGPDKPKKLK